In Pongo abelii isolate AG06213 chromosome 15, NHGRI_mPonAbe1-v2.0_pri, whole genome shotgun sequence, a single window of DNA contains:
- the CARMIL3 gene encoding capping protein, Arp2/3 and myosin-I linker protein 3 isoform X5: MAKPSVELTRELQDSIRRCLSQGAVLQQHHVKLETKPKKFEDRVLALTSWRLHLFPLKVPAKVESSFNVLEIRAFNTLSQNQILVETERGMVSMRLPSAESVDQVTRHVSSALSKVCPGPGCLIRRGNADTPEGPRDTSPNSETSTSTTHSVCGGFSETYAALCDYNGLHCREEVQWDVDTIYHAEDNREFNLLDFSHLESRDLALMVAALAYNQWFSKLYCKDLRLGSEVLEQVLHTLSKSGSLKELVLDNAGLKTDFVQKLAGVFGENGSCVLHALTLSHNPIEDKGFLSLSQQLLCFPTGLTKLCLAKTAISPRGLQALGQTFGANPAFASSLRYLDLSKNPGLLATDEANALYSFLAQPNALVHLDLSGTDCVIDLLLGALLHGCCSHLTYLNLARNSCSHRKGREAPPAFKQFFSSAYTLSHVNLSATKLPLEALRALLQGLSLNSHLSDLHLDLSSCELRSAGAQALQEQLGAVTCVGSLDLSDNGFDSDLLTLVPALGKNKSLKHLFLGKNFNVKAKTLEEILHKLVQLIQEEDCSLQSLSVADSRLKLRTSILINALGSNTCLAKVDLSGNGMEDIGAKMLSKALQINSSLRTILWDRNNTSALGFLDIARALESNHTLRFMSFPVSDISQAYRSAPERTEDVWQKIQWCLVRNNHSQTCPQEQAFRLQQGLVTSSAEQMLQRLCGRVQEEVRALRLCPLEPVQDELLYARDLIKDAKNSRALFPSLYELGHVLANDGPVRQRLESVASEVSKAVDKELQVILESMVSLTQELCPVAMRVAEGHNKMLSNVAERVTVPRNFIRGTLLEQAGQDIQNKLDEVKLSVVTYLTNSIVDEILQELYHSHKSLARHLTQLRTLSDPPGCPGQGQDLSSRGRGRNHDHEETTDDELGTNIDTMAIKKQKRCRKIRPVSAFISGSPQDMESQLGNLGIPPGWFSGLGGSQPTASGSWEGLSELPTHGYKLRHQTQGRPRPPRTTPPGPGRPSQMPAPGTRQENGMATRLDEGLEDFFSRRVMEESSSYPRTLRTVRPGLSEAPLPPLQKKRRRGLFHFRRPQSFKGDRGPGSPTTGLLLPPPPPPPPTQESPPSPDTPSLGNNSSPCWSPEEESSLLPGFGGGRGPSFRRKMGTEGSEPGEGGPAPGTAQQPRVHGVALPGLERAKGWSFDGKREGPGPDQEGSTQAWQKRRSSDDAGPGSWKPPPPPQSTKPSFSAMRRAEATWHIAEESAPNHSCQSPSPASQDGEEEKEGTLFPERTLPARNAKDPALAPRPPKPVAVPRGHRPPQEPGVREEAEAGDAAPGVNKPRLRLSSQQDQEEPEVQGPPDPGRRTAPLKPKRTRRAQSCDKLEPDRRRPPDPTAGTSEPGTD; this comes from the exons ATGGCCAAGCCCAGCGTGGAGCTCACCCGCGAGTTGCAAG ACAGCATCCGGAGGTGCCTGAGCCAAGGGGCCGTGCTCCAACAACATCATGTGAAGTTGGAGACAAAGCCCAAGAAGTTTGAGGACCGAGTGCTG GCCCTGACCTCCTGGCGCCTCCACCTCTTCCCCCTTAAAGTCCCGGCCAAG GTGGAGAGCTCCTTCAATGTCCTGGAGATCCGTGCCTTCAACACTCTCAGTCAGAACCAG ATCCTGGTGGAGACGGAGCGTGGCATGGTGAGCATGCGACTGCCATCAGCTGAAAGTGTGGACCAGGTGACACGACATGTGAGCTCTGCCCTGTCCAAGGTCTGCCCTGGCCCTGG GTGTTTGATCCGGCGTGGAAACGCAGACACCCCAGAGGGGCCCCGAGATACATCCCCCAACTCTGAGACTTCCACATCTACCACCCACAGTGTCTGCG GTGGCTTCTCTGAGACCTACGCTGCTCTGTGTGACTACAATGGGCTACACTGCCGTGAGGAGGTTCAATGG GATGTGGACACCATCTACCATGCTGAAGATAACCGCGAGTTCAATCTTTTGGATTTCAGCCACTTGGAGAGCCG AGACTTGGCCCTAATGGTAGCAGCCCTGGCCTACAACCAGTGGTTCAGCAAACTCTACTGCAAGGACTTGCGGCTG GGCTCTGAAGTGCTAGAACAGGTGCTACATACCCTAAGCAAGTCGGGGAGCCTCAAAGAGCTGGTGCTGGACAACGCCGGGCTTAAGAC GGACTTTGTCCAGAAGCTGGCCGGGGTGTTTGGGGAGAACGGGAGCTGTGTGCTGCATGCCCTCACTCTGTCCCACAACCCCATCGAAGACAAGG GTTTTCTCAGTCTGAGCCAGCAGCTCCTCTGCTTCCCCACTGGCCTCACCaaactgtgcctggccaagactgcCATTTCCCCTCGAG GGCTCCAGGCACTCGGCCAGACCTTCGGGGCCAACCCAGCATTTGCCAGCTCCCTTCGATACCTGGACCTGAGCAAGAATCCTGGGCTCCTCGCCACGGATGAGGCCAAT GCCCTCTACAGTTTCCTGGCCCAACCCAATGCCCTGGTGCACCTGGACCTGTCAGGAACTGACTGCGTCATCGACTTG CTTCTCGGTGCCCTGCTCCACGGCTGCTGCTCCCACCTCACCTACCTCAACCTGGCTCGCAACAGCTGCTCCCACag GAAGGGTCGAGAGGCCCCCCCGGCCTTCAAGCAGTTCTTCAGCAGCGCCTACACACTGAGCCACGTCAACCTGTCGGCCACAAAGCTGCCCCTGGAGGCCCTCAG GGCGCTGCTTCAGGGCCTCTCCCTCAACAGTCACCTCAGTGACCTGCACCTGGATCTCAGCAGCTGTGAG CTCCGCTCAGCGGGAGCCCAAGCCTTGCAGGAGCAGCTGGGAGCTGTCACCTGTGTAGGCAGCTTGGATCTGTCAGACAATG GGTTCGACTCGGACCTCCTGACATTGGTGCCCGCACTTGGCAAGAACAAGTCCCTCAAGCACCTGTTTTTGGGCAAGAACTTCAATGTCAAGGCCAA GACCCTGGAGGAGATCCTCCACAAGCTGGTGCAGCTGATCCAGGAAGAGGACTGT TCCCTGCAGTCACTGTCGGTGGCAGACTCCCGGCTGAAGCTTCGCACCAGCATCCTCATCAACGCCCTGGGCAGCAACACCTGCCTGGCCAAGGTGGATCTGAGCGGCAATGGCATGGAGGACATCGGGGCCAAGATGCTGTCTAAGGCCCTGCAGATAAACTCCTCCCTCAG AACTATCCTATGGGATCGGAACAATACATCTGCCCTGGGCTTCCTGGACATTGCAAGGGCCCTGGAGAG CAACCACACGCTGCGCTTCATGTCCTTCCCCGTGAGCGACATCTCCCAAGCCTATCGCAGCGCCCCTGAGCGCACCGAGGACGTCTGGCAGAAG atccaatggtgcttagTGAGGAACAACCACTCCCAGACGTGCCCCCAGGAGCAGGCCTTCAGGTTGCAGCAGGGCCTGGTGACCAGCAGCGCCGAGCAA atgCTGCAGCGGCTGTGTGGACGAGTGCAGGAGGAGGTGCGGGCCCTGAGACTGTGCCCCCTGGAGCCCGTGCAGGATGAGCTACTCTACGCTCGGGACCTCATCAAAGATGCCAAGAACTCCCGGGCG CTGTTTCCCAGCCTCTATGAGCTGGGCCACGTGCTGGCCAATGACGGGCCTGTGCGGCAGAGGCTGGAATCAGTAGCAAGTGAGGTGTCCAAAGCTGTGGACAAGGAGCTGCAG GTGATCCTGGAGTCCATGGTCAGCCTGACACAGGAGTTATGCCCTGTGGCCATGCGGGTGGCCGAGGGACACAACAAGATGCTGAGCAATGTGGCGGAGCGTGTCACTGTGCCCCGGAACTTCATCCGAGGGACACTGCTGGAGCAAGCAGGACAGGACATTCAGAACAAGCTGGA CGAAGTGAAGCTCTCAGTCGTCACCTACCTAACCAACTCCATAGTGGATGAGATCCTGCAAGAGCTCTACCATTCCCACAAGAGCCTG GCCCGGCACCTGACCCAGCTAAGGACGCTGTCAGATCCACCAGGGTGCCCAGGCCAAGGGCAAGATCTGTCCTCCCGGGGCCGAGGCCGGAACCATGACCATGAGGAGACCACAGATGATGAACTTGGGACCAACATT GACACCATGGCCATCAAAAAGCAGAAACGCTGCCGCAAGATCCGGCCGGTGTCTGCCTTCATCA GCGGGAGCCCTCAGGACATGGAAAGCCAACTGGGGAACCTGGGGATCCCCCCTGGCTGGTTCTCAGGACTCGGGGGCAGCCAGCCCACAGCTAGTGGCTCCTGGGAAGGTCTCTCTGAGCTGCCCACTCATGGTTACAAACTAAGGCATCAAACACAAGGGAGGCCCCGCCCCCCCAGGACCACACCTCCAGGACCTGGTCGACCCAGT cagatgccagcacctggGACTCGTCAGGAGAATGGGATGGCCACCCGCCTGGATGAAGGGCTGGAGGACTTCTTCAGCCGAAGGGTCATGGAGGAAAGTTCTAG CTACCCCCGGACTCTGAGGACCGTGCGGCCAGGACTCTCGGAGGCACCGCTGCCTCCACTCCAGAAGAAGAGGCGCCGGGGCCTGTTTCACTTTCGCCGGCCCCAGAGCTTCAAGGGGGACAGGGGGCCGGGGTCCCCCACCACTGgactcctcctccctccacccccaccccctcccccgaCTCAGGAGAGCCCCCCTAGCCCAGACACCCCAAGCCTCGGCAATAACTCCTCTCCCTGCTGGAGCCCAGAGGAGGAGAGCAGCCTCCTCCCTGGATTTGGTGGGGGCCGGGGCCCTTCCTTCCGCAGGAAGATG GGCACTGAGGGGTCAGAGCCAGGGGAGGGGGGCCCAGCCCCTGGGACAGCACAGCAGCCAAGGGTTCACGGTGTTGCCCTTCCCGGGTTGGAAAGAGCCAAGGGTTGGAGCTTCGATGGGAAACGAGAG GGCCCAGGCCCAGACCAGGAGGGCAGCACCCAGGCCTGGCAGAAACGGCGCTCTTCAGACGACGCAG GGCCTGGATCCTGGAAGCCCCCACCACCGCCCCAAAGCACCAAACCAAGCTTCAGCGCCATGCGCAGAGCAGAGGCCACGTGGCACATAG CTGAAGAGAGTGCCCCCAACCACAGCTGCCAGagtcccagcccagcctcccaagatggggaagaggagaaggaggggacCCTCTTCCCAGAGAGGACACTTCCAGCTAGGAATGCTAAG GACCCCGCTCTAGCTCCACGGCCTCCCAAGCCAGTGGCTGTGCCCAGGGGCCACCGGCCTCCCCAGGAGCCAGGGGtcagggaggaggctgaggctggagatgcAGCTCCAGGAGTCAACAAACCCCGGCTGAGGCTGAGCTCACAGCAAGACCAAGAGGAGCCCGAAGTCCAAG GGCCTCCTGATCCAGGCCGGCGGACTGCCCCACTGAAGCCCAAGAGGACACGGCGGGCACAGTCCTGTGACAAGCTGGAACCTGATAGAAGACGGCCTCCTGACCCCACAG CAGGAACCAGTGAGCCAGGAACAGACTGA
- the CARMIL3 gene encoding capping protein, Arp2/3 and myosin-I linker protein 3 isoform X9, whose protein sequence is MAKPSVELTRELQDSIRRCLSQGAVLQQHHVKLETKPKKFEDRVLALTSWRLHLFPLKVPAKVESSFNVLEIRAFNTLSQNQILVETERGMVSMRLPSAESVDQVTRHVSSALSKVCPGPGCLIRRGNADTPEGPRDTSPNSETSTSTTHSVCGGFSETYAALCDYNGLHCREEVQWDVDTIYHAEDNREFNLLDFSHLESRDLALMVAALAYNQWFSKLYCKDLRLGSEVLEQVLHTLSKSGSLKELVLDNAGLKTDFVQKLAGVFGENGSCVLHALTLSHNPIEDKGFLSLSQQLLCFPTGLTKLCLAKTAISPRGLQALGQTFGANPAFASSLRYLDLSKNPGLLATDEANALYSFLAQPNALVHLDLSGTDCVIDLLLGALLHGCCSHLTYLNLARNSCSHRKGREAPPAFKQFFSSAYTLSHVNLSATKLPLEALRALLQGLSLNSHLSDLHLDLSSCELRSAGAQALQEQLGAVTCVGSLDLSDNGFDSDLLTLVPALGKNKSLKHLFLGKNFNVKAKTLEEILHKLVQLIQEEDCSLQSLSVADSRLKLRTSILINALGSNTCLAKVDLSGNGMEDIGAKMLSKALQINSSLRTILWDRNNTSALGFLDIARALESNHTLRFMSFPVSDISQAYRSAPERTEDVWQKIQWCLVRNNHSQTCPQEQAFRLQQGLVTSSAEQMLQRLCGRVQEEVRALRLCPLEPVQDELLYARDLIKDAKNSRALFPSLYELGHVLANDGPVRQRLESVASEVSKAVDKELQVILESMVSLTQELCPVAMRVAEGHNKMLSNVAERVTVPRNFIRGTLLEQAGQDIQNKLDEVKLSVVTYLTNSIVDEILQELYHSHKSLARHLTQLRTLSDPPGCPGQGQDLSSRGRGRNHDHEETTDDELGTNIDTMAIKKQKRCRKIRPVSAFISGSPQDMESQLGNLGIPPGWFSGLGGSQPTASGSWEGLSELPTHGYKLRHQTQGRPRPPRTTPPGPGRPSMPAPGTRQENGMATRLDEGLEDFFSRRVMEESSSYPRTLRTVRPGLSEAPLPPLQKKRRRGLFHFRRPQSFKGDRGPGSPTTGLLLPPPPPPPPTQESPPSPDTPSLGNNSSPCWSPEEESSLLPGFGGGRGPSFRRKMGPGPDQEGSTQAWQKRRSSDDAGPGSWKPPPPPQSTKPSFSAMRRAEATWHIAEESAPNHSCQSPSPASQDGEEEKEGTLFPERTLPARNAKLQDPALAPRPPKPVAVPRGHRPPQEPGVREEAEAGDAAPGVNKPRLRLSSQQDQEEPEVQGPPDPGRRTAPLKPKRTRRAQSCDKLEPDRRRPPDPTGTSEPGTD, encoded by the exons ATGGCCAAGCCCAGCGTGGAGCTCACCCGCGAGTTGCAAG ACAGCATCCGGAGGTGCCTGAGCCAAGGGGCCGTGCTCCAACAACATCATGTGAAGTTGGAGACAAAGCCCAAGAAGTTTGAGGACCGAGTGCTG GCCCTGACCTCCTGGCGCCTCCACCTCTTCCCCCTTAAAGTCCCGGCCAAG GTGGAGAGCTCCTTCAATGTCCTGGAGATCCGTGCCTTCAACACTCTCAGTCAGAACCAG ATCCTGGTGGAGACGGAGCGTGGCATGGTGAGCATGCGACTGCCATCAGCTGAAAGTGTGGACCAGGTGACACGACATGTGAGCTCTGCCCTGTCCAAGGTCTGCCCTGGCCCTGG GTGTTTGATCCGGCGTGGAAACGCAGACACCCCAGAGGGGCCCCGAGATACATCCCCCAACTCTGAGACTTCCACATCTACCACCCACAGTGTCTGCG GTGGCTTCTCTGAGACCTACGCTGCTCTGTGTGACTACAATGGGCTACACTGCCGTGAGGAGGTTCAATGG GATGTGGACACCATCTACCATGCTGAAGATAACCGCGAGTTCAATCTTTTGGATTTCAGCCACTTGGAGAGCCG AGACTTGGCCCTAATGGTAGCAGCCCTGGCCTACAACCAGTGGTTCAGCAAACTCTACTGCAAGGACTTGCGGCTG GGCTCTGAAGTGCTAGAACAGGTGCTACATACCCTAAGCAAGTCGGGGAGCCTCAAAGAGCTGGTGCTGGACAACGCCGGGCTTAAGAC GGACTTTGTCCAGAAGCTGGCCGGGGTGTTTGGGGAGAACGGGAGCTGTGTGCTGCATGCCCTCACTCTGTCCCACAACCCCATCGAAGACAAGG GTTTTCTCAGTCTGAGCCAGCAGCTCCTCTGCTTCCCCACTGGCCTCACCaaactgtgcctggccaagactgcCATTTCCCCTCGAG GGCTCCAGGCACTCGGCCAGACCTTCGGGGCCAACCCAGCATTTGCCAGCTCCCTTCGATACCTGGACCTGAGCAAGAATCCTGGGCTCCTCGCCACGGATGAGGCCAAT GCCCTCTACAGTTTCCTGGCCCAACCCAATGCCCTGGTGCACCTGGACCTGTCAGGAACTGACTGCGTCATCGACTTG CTTCTCGGTGCCCTGCTCCACGGCTGCTGCTCCCACCTCACCTACCTCAACCTGGCTCGCAACAGCTGCTCCCACag GAAGGGTCGAGAGGCCCCCCCGGCCTTCAAGCAGTTCTTCAGCAGCGCCTACACACTGAGCCACGTCAACCTGTCGGCCACAAAGCTGCCCCTGGAGGCCCTCAG GGCGCTGCTTCAGGGCCTCTCCCTCAACAGTCACCTCAGTGACCTGCACCTGGATCTCAGCAGCTGTGAG CTCCGCTCAGCGGGAGCCCAAGCCTTGCAGGAGCAGCTGGGAGCTGTCACCTGTGTAGGCAGCTTGGATCTGTCAGACAATG GGTTCGACTCGGACCTCCTGACATTGGTGCCCGCACTTGGCAAGAACAAGTCCCTCAAGCACCTGTTTTTGGGCAAGAACTTCAATGTCAAGGCCAA GACCCTGGAGGAGATCCTCCACAAGCTGGTGCAGCTGATCCAGGAAGAGGACTGT TCCCTGCAGTCACTGTCGGTGGCAGACTCCCGGCTGAAGCTTCGCACCAGCATCCTCATCAACGCCCTGGGCAGCAACACCTGCCTGGCCAAGGTGGATCTGAGCGGCAATGGCATGGAGGACATCGGGGCCAAGATGCTGTCTAAGGCCCTGCAGATAAACTCCTCCCTCAG AACTATCCTATGGGATCGGAACAATACATCTGCCCTGGGCTTCCTGGACATTGCAAGGGCCCTGGAGAG CAACCACACGCTGCGCTTCATGTCCTTCCCCGTGAGCGACATCTCCCAAGCCTATCGCAGCGCCCCTGAGCGCACCGAGGACGTCTGGCAGAAG atccaatggtgcttagTGAGGAACAACCACTCCCAGACGTGCCCCCAGGAGCAGGCCTTCAGGTTGCAGCAGGGCCTGGTGACCAGCAGCGCCGAGCAA atgCTGCAGCGGCTGTGTGGACGAGTGCAGGAGGAGGTGCGGGCCCTGAGACTGTGCCCCCTGGAGCCCGTGCAGGATGAGCTACTCTACGCTCGGGACCTCATCAAAGATGCCAAGAACTCCCGGGCG CTGTTTCCCAGCCTCTATGAGCTGGGCCACGTGCTGGCCAATGACGGGCCTGTGCGGCAGAGGCTGGAATCAGTAGCAAGTGAGGTGTCCAAAGCTGTGGACAAGGAGCTGCAG GTGATCCTGGAGTCCATGGTCAGCCTGACACAGGAGTTATGCCCTGTGGCCATGCGGGTGGCCGAGGGACACAACAAGATGCTGAGCAATGTGGCGGAGCGTGTCACTGTGCCCCGGAACTTCATCCGAGGGACACTGCTGGAGCAAGCAGGACAGGACATTCAGAACAAGCTGGA CGAAGTGAAGCTCTCAGTCGTCACCTACCTAACCAACTCCATAGTGGATGAGATCCTGCAAGAGCTCTACCATTCCCACAAGAGCCTG GCCCGGCACCTGACCCAGCTAAGGACGCTGTCAGATCCACCAGGGTGCCCAGGCCAAGGGCAAGATCTGTCCTCCCGGGGCCGAGGCCGGAACCATGACCATGAGGAGACCACAGATGATGAACTTGGGACCAACATT GACACCATGGCCATCAAAAAGCAGAAACGCTGCCGCAAGATCCGGCCGGTGTCTGCCTTCATCA GCGGGAGCCCTCAGGACATGGAAAGCCAACTGGGGAACCTGGGGATCCCCCCTGGCTGGTTCTCAGGACTCGGGGGCAGCCAGCCCACAGCTAGTGGCTCCTGGGAAGGTCTCTCTGAGCTGCCCACTCATGGTTACAAACTAAGGCATCAAACACAAGGGAGGCCCCGCCCCCCCAGGACCACACCTCCAGGACCTGGTCGACCCAGT atgccagcacctggGACTCGTCAGGAGAATGGGATGGCCACCCGCCTGGATGAAGGGCTGGAGGACTTCTTCAGCCGAAGGGTCATGGAGGAAAGTTCTAG CTACCCCCGGACTCTGAGGACCGTGCGGCCAGGACTCTCGGAGGCACCGCTGCCTCCACTCCAGAAGAAGAGGCGCCGGGGCCTGTTTCACTTTCGCCGGCCCCAGAGCTTCAAGGGGGACAGGGGGCCGGGGTCCCCCACCACTGgactcctcctccctccacccccaccccctcccccgaCTCAGGAGAGCCCCCCTAGCCCAGACACCCCAAGCCTCGGCAATAACTCCTCTCCCTGCTGGAGCCCAGAGGAGGAGAGCAGCCTCCTCCCTGGATTTGGTGGGGGCCGGGGCCCTTCCTTCCGCAGGAAGATG GGCCCAGGCCCAGACCAGGAGGGCAGCACCCAGGCCTGGCAGAAACGGCGCTCTTCAGACGACGCAG GGCCTGGATCCTGGAAGCCCCCACCACCGCCCCAAAGCACCAAACCAAGCTTCAGCGCCATGCGCAGAGCAGAGGCCACGTGGCACATAG CTGAAGAGAGTGCCCCCAACCACAGCTGCCAGagtcccagcccagcctcccaagatggggaagaggagaaggaggggacCCTCTTCCCAGAGAGGACACTTCCAGCTAGGAATGCTAAG CTACAGGACCCCGCTCTAGCTCCACGGCCTCCCAAGCCAGTGGCTGTGCCCAGGGGCCACCGGCCTCCCCAGGAGCCAGGGGtcagggaggaggctgaggctggagatgcAGCTCCAGGAGTCAACAAACCCCGGCTGAGGCTGAGCTCACAGCAAGACCAAGAGGAGCCCGAAGTCCAAG GGCCTCCTGATCCAGGCCGGCGGACTGCCCCACTGAAGCCCAAGAGGACACGGCGGGCACAGTCCTGTGACAAGCTGGAACCTGATAGAAGACGGCCTCCTGACCCCACAG GAACCAGTGAGCCAGGAACAGACTGA